The following is a genomic window from Enterobacteriaceae endosymbiont of Donacia sparganii.
TAAAGCATATTTATTAATATTTCTGTATATTTTTAGAATTAAAAAAATATTTTTTTGTAATTTATTTAAAATTAAAAAAACATTTTGTTTATTATTTTTTTCCTGTTTAATTATTTTTAAATTATTTTTAATATTATCTATACCTAATAAAAAATCATTAATTAAATTTTTATTTTTTATAAAAACTAAATTATTTAGATAATCTTTAAGATCAAAATTTGAAAAACAATTATTATTATTTTTTTTTTGTATATAAATATTATTTATAATCTGATCTAATAATATTAAATTATTTGAATAAAATTTTTGTAATAAATTACAAATTTTTTTATCTATAAAAAGATTTAATTTTTTAAAACGATAATAGATCCAATTAATAAATTGTATATTATTTAATTTATTATATTTTAAAAAAATTACATATTGATTATTTATAATTTTTTGTATAGTTTTTTCTATATATAAATTAATATAATCATGTATTTCTAAAATAAGAATATTATTAATATTTATGTATTTAATTAAATTAATAATATTATTTTTAAATTTTAAAAATAATACTTTATTAATAAAAATTAAGTGTACTATTTGTTTTTTACAAAAAAAATCAATTATAGAAAATTTAGAAAAAATATTATCCCAAATAGTATCATTATCTATAATAATAACATTATTTTTTATATAACCTAATTCTAATAATTTATTTAATAATAAATTTATATTTTTTTTAATAAAAAAAAGTTCATTACCAGTTATAGTATAACAAAAATATTTTTTATTATAAATATTTTTATAAAAATTATTTAATAATATCTGATTCATTTTTTTAAAATTTATTTTAAGAAATAAATATTTTAATTTATTAAAACTATAAATGTTATTTTTTTTTTGTTACTATATTAAATATTTTATATGGTATATATATAATTTTTATAATTTTAATATTTCTTAAATATTTAGATATTTTATTATGTGATAATATATATTCTTCAATATAATTTTGTTTATTTTGATATTTTTTGGGGATAGAAAGATTATATTTTTTTTTTCCGTCTATCTGAATTACTATATTAAAAGTATTAATTATTTTTGTAGTATCAATTTTTGTAATTACAGGCCATAATTCATAATCTATATCATTATAATTACCCATATATTTCCATAATATAAAACAAATATGAGGAGTAAAAGGATATAACATTTTTAGTATAACTAATAATCCATTAAAAATTATAATATAATCAATATTATTACATATTTTATATTTTATAAATTTATTAAATAATATCATTATTGATGATATTGCTGTATTAAAAGATTGATCTTTTTCAAAATTATTTGTTACTCTAATAATAGTTTTATTTATATATAACTGTATTATTAATTGTTCTTTATTATATTCATAAAATAGTTTATTTTTTTTTATTTGTTGATAATTATTATATAATTTTTTATATTCGTAAATAAATTTCCATAATTTTTTTAAAAATCTATACATTCCTTTAATACCTGATTCTTTCCATTCTAAATCCATAGTAGGTGGGGTAGCAAACATAATAAAAAGACGTAAAGTATCTGCTCCATATTTTTTAATAATATCTTGAGGATCAACACCGTTATTTTTAGATTTAGACATTTTAATCATACCATGATGAATTAATTTTCTTCCCTTATTATCAAATATATCATTATTTTCTTTATTAAAAGAAATGTTTTTAAAATTTACCCAATGATATTTTTTTTTTTTATCTATATAATAATAAGAATCTGCTAAAACCATTCCTTGACATAATAATTTTTTTACTGGTTCATCTGTATCTAATAATCCTATATCTCTCATTAATTTATGAAAAAATCGAAAATATAATAAATGCATTATTGCATGTTCTATACCTCCAATATATTGGTCTACAGGTAACCAATATTTAGCTTTTTTTTTATTTATCATATTATTATTTTCATCAGTACATGTATATCTTACATAATACCAAGAAGATTCTATAAAAGTATCAAATGTATCAGTTTCTATTTGTCCTGTTATTCCATTATTATTATAATAAAACCAATTTAAATTATTTTTAATTTTTTTATTATAATTTTCTTTTATATTTTTATTAAAAATTTTTTTAGGAAAAATAAGAGGTAAATCTTTTTCTTTTAAAGGTATAAATTTTTTGTTATTTTGTATAATTATTGGAATAGGAGTTCCCCAAATACGTTGTCTTGAAATACTCCAATCTTTTAAATGATAATACTTTTTATAAAAAGCTTTTTTTTTAAAAATTAAATAATTAATTAATGATTTATTATTTTTTTCAATATTTTTAAAAAAATTTACTTTTTTATTATTTTGTATAATTGATATATTATAATTTTGTATGAAAATATTATCTTTTTTATTATATTGGGGGATACCGATAGTAGCGTCAATTTCATTAATGTCAGATAAATAATTTACAATTATTATTGGTATTTTTTTTATAAAAATATTTTTTGCAAATAATTTACTATTAATATATTTCATATTATGAAATGAAAAATTTTTTTTTTCTATAAAAGATGTTGATGAACATTCTTTAATAAAATTTTTAATTTTTATATTTTTTATAAATTTTTTACATATAGAATGATTATATAAAATTTTTATGAAAGAAATATTATTAATAGTATGATAATATTTTTTTTCGATAAAAACATTAAATTCATAATTAGTATTATTAATTTTAAAAATAATTTCTATTCCTTCTATTTTACCAATCCAATTTTTTTGCATATTTTTTACTTTTTTCGGCCAATCATCTAATTTTTTTAAATCATTTAATAATTCTTCAGCGTAATTAGTAATTTTTAAAAACCATTGTTTTATCCATTTTTTTTTAATAATACTATTACATCGCCAACAACAATTATTAATTACTTGTTCATTAGCTAATACTGTTTTATCTATAGGACACCAATTTACTATAGCATTTTTTTTATATGCTAAACCTAGTTTATATAATTTTAAAAAAAACCATTGTTCCCAACGATAATAATTAGGATTACATGTTGTTATTTCTCTATCCCAATCAAAACTAAACCCTAATAATTTTAATTGCTTTTTCATATATGCAATATTATTTTTAGTCCATATAGTAGGTGATATATTATGATGATGAGCAGCTATTTCAGCTGGTAAACCAAAAGCATCCCATCCAATTGGATGTAAAACATTTTTTCCTATCATACGTTGATATCTTGCAATAACATCTCCTATGGTATAATTACGTACGTGTCCCATATGTAATTTACCTGATGGATAAGGTAACATTGAAAGACAATAAAATTTTTCTTTATTATAATTTTCAATTACTTTAAAAGTTTTTTTTAAATCCCATTTTTTTTGTACATAAAACTCTATTTCTTTAGGAGAATATTCTTTTTTCATATAAAAATAATTCCTGAATATATTATTTAATTTTAATTTTATATAAATTTTATTTTTAAAAATATGGATTTTTATAACCAAGTAAATTAAGTATTTTAATTTCTTTTGATTGCATTAAAGATGTTTCTTTGATATTTTTATGATCATATTTTAATAAATGTAAACAAGCATGTATAATAATATGAGCCCAATGAGATTTTAATGATTTTTTTTCTAAAAAAGATTCATATTCAATAATTTCTTTACATAAAATAATATCTCCTAATAATTCTTTTTTAAGAAAATTTTTTTCTAATAAAAAAGACAAGACATTAGTTGGTTGAGATATTTTTAAATATTTTTTATTAAGTTTTATAATAGTTTTTTTTTCAACTATAGATATAGTTATTATAATTTTTTTTATGTTTTTTTTATAAAAAATTTTATTTAACCAATAAAAAATATCATTTTTAAAAGGTAAATTATTATTATTTTTACAAAAATTATAATAATTTAAGATAATATTAAATTTCATATGATTTTTAAAAAAAATAATTAATTATTACAGATAGATATAAATTCTCCATATAAAGAATATATATAAGAATCAATAATTTTAACATTTATAAATTTGCCAATATAATTTATTTTACTCATAAAGTATACTATTCTATTATTTTCAGTTTTTCCAAAATATTTATTATTTTGAGGAGATATACCTTCTACTAAAATAATTTGTATTGTATTTAACATTTTTAAACTAAATTTTTTAGTTTGTTGTGTTATATAATGTTGTAATAAATATAATCTTTTTTTTTTTTCTAAAATATTTATGTTATCTTTCATTTTACTAGCTGGCGTTCCTGGTCTAGGAGAATAAATAAAACTAAAACCCATGTCTAAATCTAGATCTAAAATTAAAGAAATTGTATCATCAAAATCGCTTTTTGTCTCACCTGGAAAACCTACAATAAAATCTGAACTAATTTGAATATATGGTCTAATATATCTAACTTTATTTATAATTTTAGTATATTCTAAAATACTATATCTTCTTTTCATTAGAGATAAAATTCGATCAGAACCACTTTGTACTGGTAAATGTAAAAAATTTACTAATTTAGGAATTTTTTGATATACATTAATTAATTCATCAGAAAAATCTTTTGGATGACTTGTTGTAAACCTAATTCTTTTTATATTTTCTATTTTAGAAATTAATATTAATAATTTTGCAAATGTATAACATTTTTTATTTTTTTTATCAATATATTTATAGGAGTTGACATTTTGTCCTAATAAATGTATTTCTTTAACTCCTTGATCAGATAAATTTTTAATTTCTAAAAGAATATCTTTATAAGGACGACTTATTTCTTTACCTCTAGTATGAGGTACTATACAATAAGTACAATATTTATTACAACCTTCTATAATTGAAATAAAAGAACTTACATTTTTTGTTTTTGTCAAAGGAAAAAATTTAAATTTTTCAATTTTAGGAAAACTTATATCAATTAAAAATTTTTTAAATTTACGTATTTTATATATCATTTTAGGTAATTTATGGAAAGTTTGAGGGCCAAAAATTATATCTACATAATATGCTCTATCTAATATTTTTTTACCTTCTTGTGAAGCAACACATCCCCCTACTCCAATAATAATTTCTGGATTTTTTTTTTTTAAAATTTTCCATCTTCCTAATTGATGAAATAATTTTTCTTGTGCTTTTTCTCTAATAGAACAAGTATTTAATATTAAAATGTTTGCATCTTTTATAGATGTAGTAATTTTACAATTTAACTTATTTTCCATAATATCAGCTATCTTAGAAGAATCATATTCATTCATTTGACAGCCCCAAGTTTTAATATATAATT
Proteins encoded in this region:
- the miaB gene encoding tRNA (N6-isopentenyl adenosine(37)-C2)-methylthiotransferase MiaB yields the protein MLNNKLYIKTWGCQMNEYDSSKIADIMENKLNCKITTSIKDANILILNTCSIREKAQEKLFHQLGRWKILKKKNPEIIIGVGGCVASQEGKKILDRAYYVDIIFGPQTFHKLPKMIYKIRKFKKFLIDISFPKIEKFKFFPLTKTKNVSSFISIIEGCNKYCTYCIVPHTRGKEISRPYKDILLEIKNLSDQGVKEIHLLGQNVNSYKYIDKKNKKCYTFAKLLILISKIENIKRIRFTTSHPKDFSDELINVYQKIPKLVNFLHLPVQSGSDRILSLMKRRYSILEYTKIINKVRYIRPYIQISSDFIVGFPGETKSDFDDTISLILDLDLDMGFSFIYSPRPGTPASKMKDNINILEKKKRLYLLQHYITQQTKKFSLKMLNTIQIILVEGISPQNNKYFGKTENNRIVYFMSKINYIGKFINVKIIDSYIYSLYGEFISICNN
- the leuS gene encoding leucine--tRNA ligase codes for the protein MKKEYSPKEIEFYVQKKWDLKKTFKVIENYNKEKFYCLSMLPYPSGKLHMGHVRNYTIGDVIARYQRMIGKNVLHPIGWDAFGLPAEIAAHHHNISPTIWTKNNIAYMKKQLKLLGFSFDWDREITTCNPNYYRWEQWFFLKLYKLGLAYKKNAIVNWCPIDKTVLANEQVINNCCWRCNSIIKKKWIKQWFLKITNYAEELLNDLKKLDDWPKKVKNMQKNWIGKIEGIEIIFKINNTNYEFNVFIEKKYYHTINNISFIKILYNHSICKKFIKNIKIKNFIKECSSTSFIEKKNFSFHNMKYINSKLFAKNIFIKKIPIIIVNYLSDINEIDATIGIPQYNKKDNIFIQNYNISIIQNNKKVNFFKNIEKNNKSLINYLIFKKKAFYKKYYHLKDWSISRQRIWGTPIPIIIQNNKKFIPLKEKDLPLIFPKKIFNKNIKENYNKKIKNNLNWFYYNNNGITGQIETDTFDTFIESSWYYVRYTCTDENNNMINKKKAKYWLPVDQYIGGIEHAIMHLLYFRFFHKLMRDIGLLDTDEPVKKLLCQGMVLADSYYYIDKKKKYHWVNFKNISFNKENNDIFDNKGRKLIHHGMIKMSKSKNNGVDPQDIIKKYGADTLRLFIMFATPPTMDLEWKESGIKGMYRFLKKLWKFIYEYKKLYNNYQQIKKNKLFYEYNKEQLIIQLYINKTIIRVTNNFEKDQSFNTAISSIMILFNKFIKYKICNNIDYIIIFNGLLVILKMLYPFTPHICFILWKYMGNYNDIDYELWPVITKIDTTKIINTFNIVIQIDGKKKYNLSIPKKYQNKQNYIEEYILSHNKISKYLRNIKIIKIIYIPYKIFNIVTKKK
- the ybeY gene encoding rRNA maturation RNase YbeY translates to MKFNIILNYYNFCKNNNNLPFKNDIFYWLNKIFYKKNIKKIIITISIVEKKTIIKLNKKYLKISQPTNVLSFLLEKNFLKKELLGDIILCKEIIEYESFLEKKSLKSHWAHIIIHACLHLLKYDHKNIKETSLMQSKEIKILNLLGYKNPYF